From Apium graveolens cultivar Ventura chromosome 9, ASM990537v1, whole genome shotgun sequence, the proteins below share one genomic window:
- the LOC141685368 gene encoding putative E3 ubiquitin-protein ligase XBAT31, with the protein MAASVLISDAGLCFICFDQVRTIEVQDCGHQMCAHCTLALCCHNKTNPIIACLTSLACSFKNLSAVSSFGRMGTRGSGRIAAENEWVDKP; encoded by the exons ATGGCTGCCTCTGTCTTG ATCAGTGATGCTGGGCTATGTTTCATATGCTTTGATCAAGTCCGCACAATTGAAGTGCAAGACTGTGGCCACCAGATGTGCGCTCACTGCACACTTGCGTTGTGCTGCCACAACAAGACCAACCCAATAATAGCATGCCTCACTTCTCTAGCATGCAGTTTCAAGAACCTGTCAGCTGTAAGTTCATTCGGAAGAATGGGTACTCGTGGATCAGGAAGAATCGCTGCTGAAAACGAATGGGTCGATAAACCTTAA